The window GCGGCTGCCAGGAGCGGCTGCCAGATCCCCTGCACATAGTCAGCCACGACCGGGTCATCCACATAGTCCGGGTCGCGGTACAGCTCCCGGATGATGCGATCGCCCAGGCGGCGCTCGGCGCTGGTGGTGAGGTCGCTGGCGTCGCCGAGGGTAGGGAGGGAGGGCTGGGCAGCAGCCGGCAACGCAATAGCAATGCCAGTCGCTATCAATAGTGCAGCTGTGCAAGCAATTCTGCTATGCGTTTGGAAAGTATTTTGCTCGACATGGTGATGCAGAACGGCATCATTGGCCGAAGGCTTTGCGGGGGGGCATTTGCGGATCCACATGCACGTATGATGCCCTGCCCCCCCAAATGTTTCCCACCTATTCACCTGGTTACGACCCCATGTCCGCACTCACCCATTTTGATGCCCAGGGCCAAGCCCACATGGTTGACGTGGCCGCCAAAGCGGCTACACATCGCATTGCAATCGCCAGCGGCCGCATCGAAATGCTGCCCGCCACGCTGGCACTCATCGAAGCTGGCAACGCCAAAAAGGGTGACGTGCTCGGCATTGCCCGGATCGCCGGCATCATGGCCGCCAAGAAAACCAGCGACCTGATCCCGCTGTGCCACCCACTGGCATTGACCCGAGTTGCTATTGAATTCGAAGCATCCAGTGTTCAAAAATTAGGCACTACAGGCATATTTTGTACCGCAACTGTGGAAACCGTCGGTCCCACTGGTGTGGAGATGGAAGCGCTTACCGCCGTGCAGGTCGCGCTGCTTACCATTTACGACATGTGCAAAGCTGTGGATCGGGGCATGTCCATCCATGATGTGCACGTTGTGGAAAAACAGGGCGGAAAGTCGGGGCGCTACCGGGCAAGGTAGCTTTGTGAGCCTTTTTTTAGAGTCGAGCGAAACGGCCAGAAAATTTGCGCTTTCCGCTTTGAAGGCAGATCGTTTGATCCGCTCCCAGACATAACGGATCACTCAGGCCAGGCCACTTCCGCCATGGGGGGGAAAACAGCTGACTGTTCGTCCCACTGTCTGCGGATGTCTCGCACCTCCCGTTCTCCCAAGCGGTTCATTCGCGTCAGCACAACAATCCAATACTCAGCTTGTCGGGGCTGTCCTGCAAATGCATACATAGCCGCCAGCTTGTAGTTGGCCATTATGCTGGGCAGTAACTTCATGGTCTTGAGGGCTCGCTCCAGATCCTTTTCCGCGTATGTTTTTGAAGGATCAATTCTCGCCAGCCAAATCATGTCCTGCAATTGGGTCAGTGCCACCACGTCAGGGGCAACCCGTTCCCCCGCTTTGTCGAGCTTCTGATGCTCAAAGCGCAGCGTGAAAAAGTCGCGTTCGATACGGGCATAGTCGTATACAGTGATCGACAGTCCAACACCCCCCAGTACCAACGCGACAACAGTCGGCCAGAGGCGGGTACTCAACACGGGCTTGAATTTCAACGCTACGTTCAACGCTCCCAGCATGAGGCCGAACGGCAGCAGGAAGTACGCGTAGTGCAGCGGAAATTCAAGCATGGCATGCACGCCCAAAGCCACCACAAATAACAACATCCACAGCTGCTCCACCTTGGCAACACGCCTCAGCGCACTGACCATCCACACACCCAGCAACAAACACACCGCCAGACCTAAGGGAAGGCCGAGCTCGACCACTAGGTCCATGAACAGGTTATGAGCATGCCGGAGCGTTCCACCGGTCACCATGGCGTACGGATCAGAGGGGAACTGAGCGAAACTCGTTTGCATCCATCCGTATCCAGACCAGGGGTGCTGCAACAATGCATCCGACAATTTGGCCCAAAACTCAAGGCGCAGCTTGAAAGATGAAGTCCCCCGCAACGGCTGTAGCTCTGTGGCTCGCCCCAGCCACACATTGACGAAAGGGAGGGTCACCACAAAAAGGGCAAACACTACCGTCCAGCCAAGTGCGCCCGCCATCAACCGGCGTGATATCGCCAAGCGTTTTCGCAACATGATCAGCGCAGCCAGCGAAACAATCACAACCGCCCAGCTCGTGCGTGACTCGGTCAGCGCGAGGCCAATGGCTAACAGTACCGCCCAGCCCCATGCAGCCAAACCTGGCAGACGCCGTTGCTCGTGTAGCCAAGCGCAGGCCAGAACGCCCAGGCACAAAAGGCTTGCCAGTTGATTCGGTTGGCCAAGATTGCCATGGAAGCGCGCCGGGGGCGCGGGGATGAAAAGCCAGAATGCTGATCCCGGATCGATGCTCCACCATTGCTGGAACTGGATCAACAATGATCCCGACGCGCCGATCAGTACCGCTATGAACAAAAAGTCCGCGCATTGACCGGGTTTCCAACGTTCCCAGGCAGCCCCCACCAACAGTGCCAACATGAGCCCAGCCAAGAACAAGCTGCTGATAAAGGCGACGCCTAACGTCTCGATAAGGCCTGAGGCATATTGCAGCCAAACGACCCCAACACAAGCCAGACCCAGCAAGGGCAGTGCGTGCCACTCCTGCAACGCCATTTTTCGGCTGCGCCAGAGCACCACAACGGCCAGCACCCACAACACACAGGCTGCCCACGCATCGGAATAAAAATCAACCCAAGGCACGTGGTGATTAGGTAACAGCCAGCACAGCGCATAGGCCAAACTGGCAAGAACGGCCCAGCCTGTTGCTTTGGATGTTGAGTCAGTGGTCATGCGAAGTGACGGCAGTCTAGAAAAACAAAAAAGGGAGCCAAAGCCCCCTTCCTATAAATCGCGAACGCAGTTCGCGAAAAACTTAGCGGCAAGAACCTGGTGCGTACTTGGTGGTGTTACCGGTTGCCTTGCACACCCATTCGTACACTTGGGTACCTTGGCCACCAGTAGTAGCCGTGCCCAATGCGTAAACACCGCTAGCGCTATCTTTGTAGGGTGTCAGGGTGATGGAGCCCGGAGTGGCAGTGAGGTCAACGCCCAGATTGGTCTGGTGTGGCACCACTACGATCTGGCCAGTGACTTCGTTGGCGGCGATGGAAGCCACCATCTTGGTGGGGTTGGTCGCATCGCAACCGAAGGCATTGGTACCCGACAAAGTGGCGGTCGGATTCATGCTCTGGATGGTTTCGCTGATGGTGGTGCGGCACTGCGAAGCGGCCAGCACCACTTCAGACATACGCGCCTTGATGGTGTAGTCCTTGTACGCAGGCAGCGCCACGGCAGCCAAGATACCGATGATCGCAACCACGATCATCAATTCGATCAGGGTGAAACCCTTTTGGATAGAACGCTTCATGAAGAACTCCTAGAAAAAGTTGCAAATGCGCTGTGGTTATGCAATTGCTGTGCCTGCCCGTTGAAACAGACGACGATTGCATCAAGCCCACAAGAAGCCCCGCAGGTAGTAAAGACAAAACCGCCTGCCAGCACACTGCAAGCTTTCAGAAGTTCGGCGTTTTTTAGCAAAGCTCTCAAAGAGAGCGCCGCATCCAGCATGAGCCGACGAATCCACCCGACACGGCCCCCGATCTACATTCATGTTTGCTCGGCAGACGACCTCAATTCATTCTCGAAATTACATTTTTGTCGCCCAGTATTGTCACGCCCATGGGCACTTTCGCTAGACCTCCATCGTCTGCCCGGCACTCAGCCACCGAATGTCATGCGGACTGTGGTGGGTACGGGCCGTGCTGTCGAACTGTCGAATCTCATCCATGATGAGCGAAGTCTCCGATGGCTTGGTGTGCGTGATGTAGATGGGGTAGCGATCCGCGGCGGGGATATGCGCCAATTCCTGCGCGAGGGTCTCGGGCGAGAGGTGCAGGCTGCGGCGAGCGAG of the Acidovorax sp. 107 genome contains:
- the moaC gene encoding cyclic pyranopterin monophosphate synthase MoaC produces the protein MSALTHFDAQGQAHMVDVAAKAATHRIAIASGRIEMLPATLALIEAGNAKKGDVLGIARIAGIMAAKKTSDLIPLCHPLALTRVAIEFEASSVQKLGTTGIFCTATVETVGPTGVEMEALTAVQVALLTIYDMCKAVDRGMSIHDVHVVEKQGGKSGRYRAR
- a CDS encoding pilin, coding for MKRSIQKGFTLIELMIVVAIIGILAAVALPAYKDYTIKARMSEVVLAASQCRTTISETIQSMNPTATLSGTNAFGCDATNPTKMVASIAANEVTGQIVVVPHQTNLGVDLTATPGSITLTPYKDSASGVYALGTATTGGQGTQVYEWVCKATGNTTKYAPGSCR
- a CDS encoding PglL family O-oligosaccharyltransferase codes for the protein MTTDSTSKATGWAVLASLAYALCWLLPNHHVPWVDFYSDAWAACVLWVLAVVVLWRSRKMALQEWHALPLLGLACVGVVWLQYASGLIETLGVAFISSLFLAGLMLALLVGAAWERWKPGQCADFLFIAVLIGASGSLLIQFQQWWSIDPGSAFWLFIPAPPARFHGNLGQPNQLASLLCLGVLACAWLHEQRRLPGLAAWGWAVLLAIGLALTESRTSWAVVIVSLAALIMLRKRLAISRRLMAGALGWTVVFALFVVTLPFVNVWLGRATELQPLRGTSSFKLRLEFWAKLSDALLQHPWSGYGWMQTSFAQFPSDPYAMVTGGTLRHAHNLFMDLVVELGLPLGLAVCLLLGVWMVSALRRVAKVEQLWMLLFVVALGVHAMLEFPLHYAYFLLPFGLMLGALNVALKFKPVLSTRLWPTVVALVLGGVGLSITVYDYARIERDFFTLRFEHQKLDKAGERVAPDVVALTQLQDMIWLARIDPSKTYAEKDLERALKTMKLLPSIMANYKLAAMYAFAGQPRQAEYWIVVLTRMNRLGEREVRDIRRQWDEQSAVFPPMAEVAWPE